In Ascochyta rabiei chromosome 2, complete sequence, one genomic interval encodes:
- a CDS encoding WD repeat protein Lub1 has protein sequence MGEFKLSATLRGHEDDVRCVAFPSPASIVSASRDSTVRLWKQESSAPPTYDSTILKTHGKEFVNSLAIVPSSSPFPEGLVVSGGKDQIIDVRQPSKGIEDNADALLIGHGNNVCALDVSQDGKYIVSGSWDMEARVWEVGKWGESTTLEGHGASVWAVLAYNSNTVITGCADKQIRFFHPSGKQLRSIQAPEVVRALCRLPQNHPSGAHFASAGNDAVVRLWTLQGKQVAELHGHENFIYSLAVLPNGGLVSAGEDRTVRVWENNECVQTITHPAISVWTVAVCPENGDIVSGASDKLVRIFTRDQARYAAPTEIEQFNEDVKGSSIPQQTVGNINKEQLPGPEFLTQRSGTKEGQVQMISEANGNISAYQWSAAANEWVNIGTVVDSAGSGGRKISHNGKEYDYVFDVDIEDGKPPLKLPYNVNQNHYEAARKFIEDNELPLTYLDQVANFIVQNTQGATLGQGSAQGADPWGSESRYRPGDANQVQSQPPATPAVPKILPQKEYLPIASGNHDIIFKKLQEFNQALVTDGQKGVSLNPSDVEQLSTTVAALKKGVGKNVELAGLDLLLKAATQWPADKRLPALDLLRLALTLEEPSAYLVSPEQNLVGGLVDSGVFSAESSPNNTMMAVRCVSNLLQTDKGRLLASTEFDGIHPLVSPFVTSSNRNLIIALTTLYINYSVLLTSENNADRALSLLDDLAKILNSASDSEAVYRALVATGTLLCLGPDFCEAGRDILQIGDAVTRAEGKVKEPRIKNVVAEIRQKLHG, from the coding sequence ATGGGCGAGTTCAAGCTATCAGCCACTCTGCGCGGTCACGAAGATGACGTCCGCTGCGTCGCCTTCCCGTCTCCAGCATCCATTGTCTCGGCGTCACGAGACTCCACCGTCCGGTTATGGAAGCAGGAGTCGTCAGCCCCACCGACCTACGATAGCACCATCCTCAAGACACACGGCAAGGAGTTTGTCAACTCCCTCGCCATTGTGCCATCATCTTCGCCATTCCCTGAAGGGCTCGTCGTCTCCGGTGGCAAGGACCAAATCATCGACGTACGGCAGCCGAGCAAAGGCATCGAAGACAACGCAGACGCCCTCCTCATCGGCCACGGCAACAATGTGTGCGCCCTCGACGTCAGCCAAGATGGCAAGTACATTGTCAGTGGCAGCTGGGACATGGAGGCGCGTGTCTGGGAAGTAGGCAAGTGGGGAGAGTCGACCACGCTCGAGGGCCACGGCGCGTCAGTATGGGCGGTGCTGGCCTACAATAGCAACACCGTCATCACGGGCTGTGCAGACAAGCAGATTCGATTCTTCCATCCCTCGGGGAAGCAGCTGCGCTCCATACAAGCACCAGAGGTTGTGCGAGCACTGTGCCGGCTGCCACAAAACCACCCTTCTGGCGCCCATTTCGCCTCTGCAGGCAATGACGCCGTCGTTCGGCTGTGGACGTTACAGGGCAAGCAGGTGGCCGAGCTACACGGTCACGAGAACTTCATCTACTCGCTCGCCGTACTGCCAAATGGTGGACTCGTGAGTGCAGGAGAAGACCGTACAGTACGAGTTTGGGAGAACAACGAGTGCGTACAGACCATCACACACCCCGCCATATCCGTCTGGACTGTCGCTGTCTGCCCTGAGAATGGCGACATCGTTTCTGGAGCCAGCGACAAGCTTGTCCGCATCTTCACCCGCGACCAGGCGCGTTACGCCGCCCCCACCGAGATTGAGCAGTTCAACGAGGACGTCAAGGGCTCGTCGATACCGCAACAAACTGTCGGAAATATCAACAAGGAGCAGCTGCCAGGCCCCGAATTTCTCACCCAGCGCTCGGGCACTAAAGAGGGTCAGGTGCAAATGATCTCCGAGGCAAACGGAAACATATCCGCGTATCAGTGGTCGGCAGCTGCAAACGAGTGGGTCAACATTGGTACCGTCGTTGATTCGGCCGGCAGCGGTGGGCGGAAGATCTCTCACAACGGCAAAGAGTACGATTACGTCTTTGACGTGGACATTGAGGACGGCAAGCCTCCTCTGAAGCTTCCTTACAACGTCAATCAGAACCACTACGAGGCTGCGCGCAAGTTCATCGAGGACAACGAGCTACCGCTTACATACCTTGACCAGGTCGCAAACTTCATCGTGCAGAATACACAAGGTGCCACATTGGGCCAGGGCAGTGCACAGGGTGCAGACCCCTGGGGCTCTGAGTCACGCTATCGCCCTGGGGATGCCAACCAGGTACAATCGCAGCCGCCGGCCACGCCAGCTGTGCCAAAGATTCTCCCACAGAAAGAGTACCTTCCCATCGCATCAGGGAACCACGACATCATCTTCAAAAAATTGCAGGAGTTCAATCAAGCACTTGTCACTGATGGTCAGAAGGGCGTTTCGTTGAACCCTTCTGACGTCGAGCAGTTGAGCACGACGGTCGCTGCGCTGAAGAAGGGAGTTGGTAAGAACGTTGAACTGGCAGGCTTGGACTTGCTTCTGAAGGCAGCGACACAATGGCCTGCGGACAAACGCCTACCTGCTCTTGACTTGCTTCGACTGGCCCTCACCCTCGAGGAGCCTTCGGCGTACCTGGTCTCGCCAGAACAGAACCTCGTTGGTGGTCTTGTTGATTCTGGCGTCTTCTCAGCAGAGTCATCGCCTAATAACACGATGATGGCAGTGCGCTGTGTTAGCAACCTGCTGCAGACGGACAAGGGCCGCCTCTTGGCCAGCACAGAATTCGACGGTATCCATCCCCTGGTATCGCCATTCGTCACATCCAGCAACCGCAACCTGATCATTGCGCTCACCACTCTGTACATCAACTACTCGGTTCTCTTGACATCAGAGAATAACGCCGATCGTGCTCTATCTCTGCTTGACGATCTAGCCAAGATCCTCAACTCTGCATCCGATTCAGAGGCAGTGTACCGCGCTCTTGTGGCTACGGGCACCCTACTCTGCCTGGGCCCGGACTTCTGCGAGGCTGGTAGGGATATCCTTCAGATCGGGGATGCTGTTACGCGTGCCGAGGGCAAGGTTAAGGAACCCCGGATCAAGAACGTGGTTGCGGAAATTCGGCAAAAGTTGCACGGTTGA